TAAAGATTCCGGCAACATGTTAGGATGCTTTACGTTAATTCTAAGAGAGATTGTTCCGGGGATCGACTTCTTGTTGCTTCTTAGGCCTCGTCGTAGAGTAGCGTCCTGCTGATTTCCATGTTGTTAGGCTTAACttcgcgtaggatgttccgatcatgtgGTGAGAACTTTAACCATCGTGGATTGGATTAACCTGCTGACTGCAGAGCAATTTTCTAGTATTATTAGATCCATGTGCTTTATTCATATATATAGATCCGATCTAATACAGGgaagcaatcggcttctttgcAGCCGATTCGGGAACTACTTGAAGAGCCGATCCCGGCTCGGATTAACGTTTGACCGTGTCTGTGTacgcaggaaactaactgaaagcACGTtcgcaccttcctgatcaggtataggtcaggtggcacgcccgGCAAATTCCAAAACccggtcgtgtgccggatcctgggccgttgaccgagggaccggggcccgccagccgctccgaaagcctcccggctcctcgtgttgcctgtcgctgctcgccggtggattttgaccgacaacatatGGCAAGTAGGGTCCACATATCATTTATTATTTTTTATTGAAATACAGTCATATGAGATGTTTTATATACAAGCTTTGCTACGGTACTTCGAAGTAACTATGGACCGTCCACTTAGTCAGATCTCATTGGTTAAAGGGACCTATTACCTCCTAAGAGCTAGCTAATATAATTACttgttatttttttaaaaaataaattagCAAGAGATCACCATGTAACAAATCTACCAGATTTTACAACAAATCTTTTTTAAAGAAAATCTAGCATAACATGTTTGTTTGACGGTTGGTTGTCTACTTTTTAATTCTCTAGCATGGTATGGCTGGTTGCTGGTAGATAAGTAAGGTTCAAATAGAAAATAAAATGTGACATGCTGTAACATGACACAAACGTGACTTGCTCTATACCTTTGTGGGTCACATTGTTTTTGAAAGTGGATATGAGATCACACTATGATAATTTGGATCCATTAGTCGGACCAGCGAAAAAAGGGCATTGGAGTTAAGATCGGAAAATAACAACCATAGATTATAGTAGAGATTGCCGATCCGGACGTGCCTTTCCGTCCGCTGTTGCTGATCGATCCTGCTGCACATGCACCACGTTGTGCTGCAAGCATGGAGGGAGCGACCCGGGGCAAAACCCAGAATATTGCATTTTTTACTTTTAATCTCTTTTAAaagaatattttaaatttaatctggTTGCAATTTTATTTTCATGGCATGTCCCATTTGGTCGCGCTAGCAGGGTTGGCGAGGCAGGTTGCCTCTGTCATGCCACTTACACGTGTCTTTAGCGAGCACTGGGAAAAAGGTATGAAGTTAATTAGAAGGCACGCGAATGTTTGGTCTCTTGAAGCTTCGCACAAACACCACAATGATACAAAGGATGATTATTAACACTCATTATTGCAGCATTTTGCTTCTCAATCCTTCATCATCGGAGGGGATTTGGTGGTGGAGGCACCCACCGCCTAAACTCATTGTACTGCTTAAGCTTCCACTGTTTGCTCCTACACACGTAGTATGTTCTGCCGGCAGTTTTAGGATATCTTGCCTGGTTCACTTGTGCCGGAATATCACCTGATGGACACCGACAATTTGGGATTAGGGCCGGAGGGACTAGGGCATCCTCATCGTACGGATGGGTACTGTCCATAACCAAACCGCTTAGACCAATCACCTGAGTTGTTCATCGCGCCTACATAAATTTTATAAATATCAAATAATAAATAAGTAAAATAAATGTAAAATAATTATTAGCAACACAAGAATCAAATAAATATTGAATGGTTGGATCAAAATAATTAGTGCAACAATTATGCCTACAACCATATAATTCTAGTAATGTAAGCAAGTAAAGAACTTAAGGCATGCAATCGATTTTGCACATCAAATCTACGGGCAGGAACAAATCTACATCATAATCTACCATCTAATCTAAGAAAAGTAACCTCTACTTCAACATTTTCACATTTCCTCCTCAAACCCTAGGACACCAACTCATGCTAAGAACTCATGAATCCAATGGTTAATGATGGGGTTTTTGAGGGGAATACTTTCCTTAAAGAGTGGTGATTGATTCGCCCTACTTTTCCCACTCCAAATTGACTGATTTGGGGAGGATCAGAGGCCGGCGGTGCAAGAGAGTCAGGCACGTGCGCGGAGGAGTAGAGTGAGAGAACTGAGGTGAAAGGATCTGGGCGGGGCCGTGTGTATCCCTTGTCATGCCAAACTCCATGTGGCGCGACAAGGCATGTGCCGCCGGCGCCGTGCTAGCGTCATGCTGGCGGCCAGCCAGCATGGCGGTCCTGTCGCGCCGCCACATGCGGTGACGCGATAGGCTGCTTGTCGCGCTAGCTAGGCCGGCACAGCCAAGTGGGCTACATGCGGTGACGCGATAGGCTGCTTGTCGCGCTAGCTAGGCCGGCACAGCCAAGTGGGCTACCCGTGAAAGTAAGTTTTGTACTAGGTTAAACTTAAAATATTcttttaaaattttgaaaaataaaaaaattactgCGCTAACTACTTTTTACACAAATAGAAAAAATATGTCACATCTTGTGTCCGTTAGATTTTATTTTAATATGTACACATGAAGGATGTAGATATTTTTTTTTGAATGTTGTACCACTACTACAGAGCACCCTAACACCGCAGGGTTAAATACGGCATCGCCGCCGGTTCGGTAATGCGTTGGATTTAACTCGACAGTTATGAGGGACGTCATCACCGCTGCTTCTAGACCCGGCAGTGATGCCTTTTTCACATAACAAAAAAAACGCGCAGCGCCGCCTGTCCCTCGCTCGCAaccgcccgctcgccgccgcgcgcgaCGCTCCGCCTGCTCcgcccggccgcggccgcctacGCCGCTCCGCATcagaagggaggggaggggaggggagccggcgggggtgggggaggaggggagccggtggcggcagaggaggggagggggccGCTCTGCAAGCTGGCGTGTCCGCCGGCCCCGCGTGCTCGCTGCTCAATAGCTGCCGTGCGCCCGCCGCGTCCCTGAGTGCTCGCCGCGGGCCAGCCGATGCTTGCTCGCAGCTCGTCGCAGCCGCGCGCCCTCCACGGCCCCGAGCGCCAGATGCAGCCCAGCTGCCCCgcacccgccgccccgccgcacgctgcagcagaggaggaggggaggagaggCGGAGGTGGTGGCGAGGGAGGCAATGGACGCGAGGGGAGGCGCTGcatgagagggagaggggaggagaAAGGACCGGTGGGAGGAGAGGATTGGGCAGCCGGGGAAGaaggaaggggaagggagggggcgtcggggaggaagggaggggagagggCGGCATGGGGATTTGAGTGGCTGTgagagaagaagaggaaccaGAGAAAGAGATAAGGACCGAAGAGATaaaagggaggggagagggTGGTCCATCACCGCCGCATCGTGTTACAAACCGGCGGTGATGCCCATCATATCTATCACCGTCGGGTTGTATTATGACCCGGCGGTGATGATGATATCACCGCTGGTTCGTTTCGAACTTCTTAATACTACTTTCTtaggagaaaaaaaaagaacaaacgAATGTTCTTAGGacgggaagggaagggaagggaatgTGCGGTCATACCCATATAGGATGTTCGTCGCCGGCAAAGCGCCCGACGAAGAactggcgggcggcggcactCGCCCTATCGTTGCCGCTAGGAAAGAAAGAGGCCGAGACTGGGAGATACAAGGCGTGGCGCGTGCCCGTGCCGTgtgggagaagagagagagagatgagaGAGAGACGGACGTCGGACAGGCCCACGGGCCGGCAAGAAGGCCCATCCAAGCAAGCCCGTGCGGCAGCTGCTGGGCCACCTTCTCGACGGCGTCTAGAAGGTTCGTTCCCTGGGCGCACGCGATCCGATCCGATGCGGGTGCAGGTGGATGGTGGGCTATACCCAGACCCAGACGGACAATGACTCGTGGGCCCAGTACCCGTTTCCGCTCGACGACCAGACGCACCTACCCAcccatgctgctgctgcttcacTTCTTCAGTTCTTCGTCTCGTCTCGTCGTTGGATCCAACTTCCAACCacaccccccacccccccccccccttcccacCAGAGCCAGCAGCCTCCACGAGAGCAGAAACAAGACCATGTCGTCGTCCAAGGTCTTCACCCTCGGGATCTCAAGATTCTCCCCTTTTAGATTCTGATCCGGCTATAGGCCGGGTGGGAGCTGCAAGATCTGCCACCAAATCATGGATCGCATTCATTGTCTCCTCGCTCCTCACATATAAAACACTGTACTAGATCGTCATATACCTGACAATTCCCCGCTAGCTCGTACTACTTTCTTAggagaaaaaaaagaacaaaCGAATGTTGAAGGTAGAGAACACGGCCATAGGATATATGCCTTGCATGTGGTTTGGTTCACGCCCACTACAACACAAAGGGAAACTAACTTTACGTTCGTCGTCGCATATACCTTTCTTCACGAGTCCTAATGATAAATCTGTGCTTTGCTTGTCCGAGTCACTCGTGAAGCGTCTCTGTCTTGTGTTTCTGCTTTTGTATATAGTAAGACTTCAGCTCATTGGCTTGCACTTGTTGGGCGCGCATCGTTTGTATAACCAGTTCATTTGTTTTGCGAGACTTCTTTAATTTGTGTCGACCGATCAACGTGCTGGATTGTCTTTCGGTGTCGAAAATTTAACAGAACAAACTCAGAAGCCAGGTACACCCTCCGTCCCATGAAGAATGTAATCTTAGAATTTTCAAAAAGATTAGCGATATTGGACATCGCATGGTGTAGATTAGCTATGCTTTCATAATCCAGTTCGTGCTCTCCTGTAACTATTATACTGATTTGTTTGATCTAGTGATCATTTTGATATCCAGAAAAACGATGATGGACCGACGTCTCCTTGATGCTGCCACATCTGGTGATGCGGTGGCAATGAAACACTTGGCCCTGCATGACCCGGCCGTGCTGCTTGGAACGACCCCGCAGGGGAACACCTGCCTCCACATCTCCTCCACCCATGGCCACCAGGGGTTCTGCATGGATGCCCTGGCCCTGAACCGGTCTCTCCTCTCGGCTGTCAACGCAGACGGGGAGACGCCACTCCTCACCGCAGTGACAAGTGGCCACACCAGCTTAGCTTCTTTTCTTATGAAGTGGTGCCGTGATCTCCAGCTGAGCGAGGCAATCTTGACGCAGGATGAGCGCGGGTACAACGCGCTGCACCACGCCATCAGAAGCGGCCACAGGGAGCTCGCGCTGGAGCTGATAGCAGCAGAACCTGCCTTGTCGAAAGCGGTGAATCGGAAAAAGGAGTCACCAATGTTCATGGCAGTGATGAGAAATTATGCAGATGTCTTGGAGAAACTGTTGGAGGTTCCTGAGTCTGCTCATGGGGGAGCCTGCGGCTATAACGCTCTGCATGCTGCCGTGAGAAATGCTAACTCAGGTGTGTATCGGGCAAACTGAAATCTACTCTCCAGTATTAACTAATAATGGTCTAGTTATGTTCTCGTCATTCCATGGCAGCAGTTGACCGTCTTTACTCTGATCTTTTACTGCCTTGATCAGCAGCGATGGCTAGAAAGATTGTGGAGAGACGGCCGTGGCTGGCCAGAGAAGAAGACATGGATTGTAGTACTCCGATGCACCTGGCTGTGCTTTGGGACATGATTGACGCGCTAAGAGTGTTGTTGGAACATGATCGGTCTTTGGGGTATGTAGTCTCCTCGGATGACGGTAGCTCTCTCCTTACCTGTGCTGCATACCGAGGCCATGTTCGGGTTGCTCGAGAGCTTCTTAAACATTGCCCAGATGCTCCCTATAGAAAAAGGAATGGATGGACATGTCTGCACCAAGCTGTATGGTATGAAAAGATGGAGTTCGTAGAATTTGTCCTGGGACTGCCACAACTGCGTACTCTCGTCAACATGCAAGATTCAGACGGAGAAACTGCTCTACATCTGGCAGTCGGGAAGTGCAATCCGAAGATGGTCACTGCTTTACTGCTTCACCAAGACATAGACTTTACAGTTATTAACAACTTAGCTGACCCAGCTACCTGGAATTTATCTAGTGCCGCCACTAATGCCAAGACTTTAAACTGGGTACGTATTTTCTCAGTACGTTGTCAGCTTACACAGACAAGCACTAAGATAAAATAATTCTGAATGAATGAACAGCATGATTTTTGAACTGTTTGAAATCAACGGTGACAATAAACTTTTTAGTATCCTAGGACACTTCAGATTACGAATTAATGATTATTACACACATAGTCTAATGTGGTTATAAGTATGATTCTCTGAATACC
Above is a genomic segment from Panicum hallii strain FIL2 chromosome 8, PHallii_v3.1, whole genome shotgun sequence containing:
- the LOC112902003 gene encoding ankyrin repeat-containing protein At5g02620-like, which encodes MMDRRLLDAATSGDAVAMKHLALHDPAVLLGTTPQGNTCLHISSTHGHQGFCMDALALNRSLLSAVNADGETPLLTAVTSGHTSLASFLMKWCRDLQLSEAILTQDERGYNALHHAIRSGHRELALELIAAEPALSKAVNRKKESPMFMAVMRNYADVLEKLLEVPESAHGGACGYNALHAAVRNANSAAMARKIVERRPWLAREEDMDCSTPMHLAVLWDMIDALRVLLEHDRSLGYVVSSDDGSSLLTCAAYRGHVRVARELLKHCPDAPYRKRNGWTCLHQAVWYEKMEFVEFVLGLPQLRTLVNMQDSDGETALHLAVGKCNPKMVTALLLHQDIDFTVINNLADPATWNLSSAATNAKTLNWNEVSMLMLKADPQSAPSIYNLHKQAKDEVTDLSKKDIKSLTQTYTGNTSLVAILIATITFSAAFTLPGGYSTDTGNEGLPIMARKFAFQAFLISDSLAMCSSLAVAFICIIAKWEDFEFLLYYRSFTKKLMWFAYMATTTAFATGLYTVLAPRLQWLAVAVCVLTGLLPILTKLLGEWPILKLRFRLGRAFKSELLDMV